The Paenibacillus sp. FSL R7-0345 DNA segment CGCAGCACACGGGTAGTCAGCACTTTACGGAACATACTGGACGCGGCAGCCATCGAAAAATCCCACAGCAGAATGCCTAAGACTATACCTCCACTGTATATGAGCAGCTGCTGCATCGGGAATTCGCTGGCTGCTTTGGCAAGTACAGATCCGTAGATACCGAGCCAGAACAGGATGGAGAGCGGATTAAACAGGGACATCAGAAACCCGGACAGAAAGGATCTGAACAGCGAGGTGTCGCTGCCGCCTCTTAAACTTGCTGTTGCCACTTCACCTGAGCTTCTGATGCCGTCAAAGCCTGTGTACACAAGAACGAAGAAACCGAACAGCCACAGAAACGCTTTGACAAACGGCGCATCGAGCAGATGGATCATGCCGAAATAGACGAGCAGCATATAAACGATATCTGCACTGACAGCGCCGAGCCCGAGCGTCCAGGCATGCAGGAATCCCCCGCGCAGACCTTTATCCAGCTGGGCTGCATTTATGGGTCCAATAGGCGCGGATAGGGATAAGCCGAGCAGCATATACGAGACAAATGAATGAATGACGTCCTCCTCCTCCTTTACTAGTACTAGCCTATTCGGCTAGAACAGGAGGTAGGACAACCAAAATGAAGGCCTGCGCAATTCAAGCGGGCCTTCTGTATGCTACACTTCTATAATAATCGGCAGGATCATTGGACGGCGCTTGGTTTTGTCATACAGGAATTTCCCCAGCGCTTCTTTCAGGGTCTGCTTGATGACATTCCACTGGCCGAGGTCTGCCTGGTTTAGTTTCTCCAGTGTGGCTATGACCAGCTGATTGATCTCCCCGATCAGCTGGTCTGAATTGCGGACATAGATGAACCCGCGCGATATCGTATCCGGTTCGTTCAGCAGGCGGCCGTCTGACTGGCTAAGGGTGATTACTGTGATCAGAATACCGTCAGCCGACAGCTGGCGGCGGTCACGCAGCACCACATTCCCGATGTCACCAATCCCAAGCCCGTCAACATATATCTGTCCGGCAGGGACGCGTCCGCTCTGTCTGACAACACCGCCGGCCGACTCCACCAGCTCGCCATTTTTCAGCAGGAAGATGTTGTTCCCGTCAACGCCAACAGCTTCAGCCAGCAGCTTGTGATGATGCAGCATCCGGTATTCACCGTGAATCGGAATGAAATATTCCGGCTTCATCAAGGTCAGCATCAGCTTCAGTTCCTCCTGGCTGCCGTGCCCGGATACATGAAGCTCGCTTCGTGATCCGTAGATAACCTTGGCGCCCAGGACGTACAGGTTATCTATAATCCGGGCGACATTACGCTCATTGCCGGGAATGGGATTGGCAGCGAGCAGCACAGTGTCTCCGGCGCTGATCTCCATCTGCCGATTGCTGGAATTCGCCAGCCGGGAAAGTGCCGCCATCGGTTCGCCCTGGCTGCCTGTGCACAGTACGGCAACCTCATGCGGCGGCAGCTTGGCGGCTTCGGCCGTTTCGACCAGCATTCCCTCCGGAATCGTCAAATAGCCCAGCTCCTGTGACACGGCTACCACATTTACCATGCTCCTGCCAAGCAGGGCAAGCTTGCGTCCGGTCAGGCTGGCGGCATCCACGATCTGCTGCAGACGGTGGACATTGGAGGCGAAGGTGGAGATAAAGATTCTGCGGTCGGCCTTTTGAAAAGCTTCTTCAATATGCGTACCAACCAGTCTTTCAGACGGGGTGAACCCGGGACGTTCCGCATTCGTGCTTTCGGAGAGCAGAAAACGGACGCCTTTTTTGCCGATATCGGCCATTTTATGTATGTCCGGGTACTGTCTGTTGACTGGAGTCATATCAAACTTGAAATCGCCTGTGTGCACAACAGTGCCTTCCGGTGTATCAAACACAACGCCAAGACAATCCGGAATACTGTGGTTGGTTCGGAAGAAGCTGATCCCGATTTGGCCAAAATCAAGCACGGACTCCGAATCTATGCGGTGCAGGCTGGTCTGGCGGAGCAGCCCGTGCTCCTTAAGCTTCCTTTCAATCAGCCCCAGCGTAAGGCTGGAGGCATACAGCGGGAGATTCAGCTGCTTCAGCAGATAAGGGATTCCGCCGATATGATCCTCGTGGCCGTGAGTGACCACAAGTGCCTTTACCTTATCCGGATGAGCAAGCAGGTACGATATATCTGGAATAATCAGATCAATGCCCAGCAGACTTTCATCCGGAAATTTGGAGCCGCAGTCTACTACGATGATATTGTCACCATACTGTATAAAATACATATTCTTGCCGATCTCGGTTACGCCCCCCAGTGCTCCAATCCACAACCGGTTTTGTGGCATTTATACAGGCCTCCTTGTTGTTCAAAGTTTATTAGTAGTATGTATAGCTGTATGAATAATTATCCTGAATTTAGGTAGTCAGGTGCTTGCTTGACAGAACGCCAGTTCTTATAATGGGAAGCATGAACAGCAAGCAGCTAAAGGGAGAGGGATAGGGATGAAAAACAAAATTATGGATTACTGCCTGAAAAAGCGGGGGGCGGTTAAGGAGTATCCCTTCGGTCCGGAACCGGAGGTTTTTAAGGTGGGCGGTAAAATGTTCGCGTTTATTTATGAGGGAGCAGAGGAGGCCTGCCGGATCAATCTGAAATGTGACCCGGTTATTGCCGGGAACCTGCGGGAGCAGCTGGAGGCTGTTAAACCCGGCTACCATATGAACAAAAAGCACTGGAACACCGTTATTGTCGACGGCTCCCTGTCCCTGACAGAGATTTACGATATGATCGACCATTCCTATAATCTGGTTGTCGGTAAACTGCCCAGAAGCCAGCGTGATTTGCTGCAGGAAGAGTAGAATGACGGCAGCCTTTGCTGCTTTGGATGAGTGAGGATTCCTGCATCCGTTTATAAATACATATATAGACAGCAGACAGGAGAAAGCCTGACAACTGGAGAGCTGAGGTGCTTATACCGATGAAAAAGATTTATGTGTTATCCATACTGACAGCTGTTATGACCGCCGGCTGCTCATCCGCGGCAGAAGAACCGCTGGTTTCCCGGCCGGCGGCGCAGGAGAATTCCGTTCAGGAGCAGCCCGCAGCCCCGGAACCGCAGATGTCTGCCCAGCCTTCGCCAGATGCTGGGGAGGCGGCGGTTACAGAGCGGGGGGTGCTGGCCGACAATCTCGAAGTGCCATGGTCGATTACCAAGACCGGTGATGTCTTTTATATAACAGAGCGTCCCGGCAACATTGTGCAAATTGAGGGCGGTGAGGCTGTGCGTCAGCAGGTGAAGCTGGAGAAAAAGCTGGCGACCGCTTCCGAGGCCGGCCTGCTGGGACTTGCGCTTGATGCGGAATTTGCCGAATCCGGACTGGCCTATGCGTATTATTCTTACACGGACAATTCGGGCCAGTTTAACCGGATCGTAACGCTGAGACTGGA contains these protein-coding regions:
- a CDS encoding LysE family transporter codes for the protein MHSFVSYMLLGLSLSAPIGPINAAQLDKGLRGGFLHAWTLGLGAVSADIVYMLLVYFGMIHLLDAPFVKAFLWLFGFFVLVYTGFDGIRSSGEVATASLRGGSDTSLFRSFLSGFLMSLFNPLSILFWLGIYGSVLAKAASEFPMQQLLIYSGGIVLGILLWDFSMAAASSMFRKVLTTRVLRAISVLSGLSLIGFGLYFGVQAARLLFFH
- a CDS encoding ribonuclease J, with the protein product MPQNRLWIGALGGVTEIGKNMYFIQYGDNIIVVDCGSKFPDESLLGIDLIIPDISYLLAHPDKVKALVVTHGHEDHIGGIPYLLKQLNLPLYASSLTLGLIERKLKEHGLLRQTSLHRIDSESVLDFGQIGISFFRTNHSIPDCLGVVFDTPEGTVVHTGDFKFDMTPVNRQYPDIHKMADIGKKGVRFLLSESTNAERPGFTPSERLVGTHIEEAFQKADRRIFISTFASNVHRLQQIVDAASLTGRKLALLGRSMVNVVAVSQELGYLTIPEGMLVETAEAAKLPPHEVAVLCTGSQGEPMAALSRLANSSNRQMEISAGDTVLLAANPIPGNERNVARIIDNLYVLGAKVIYGSRSELHVSGHGSQEELKLMLTLMKPEYFIPIHGEYRMLHHHKLLAEAVGVDGNNIFLLKNGELVESAGGVVRQSGRVPAGQIYVDGLGIGDIGNVVLRDRRQLSADGILITVITLSQSDGRLLNEPDTISRGFIYVRNSDQLIGEINQLVIATLEKLNQADLGQWNVIKQTLKEALGKFLYDKTKRRPMILPIIIEV
- a CDS encoding MmcQ/YjbR family DNA-binding protein encodes the protein MKNKIMDYCLKKRGAVKEYPFGPEPEVFKVGGKMFAFIYEGAEEACRINLKCDPVIAGNLREQLEAVKPGYHMNKKHWNTVIVDGSLSLTEIYDMIDHSYNLVVGKLPRSQRDLLQEE